A segment of the Trifolium pratense cultivar HEN17-A07 linkage group LG7, ARS_RC_1.1, whole genome shotgun sequence genome:
GGATACCGCAATGGTATCGTCTTTTCCACCAGACACAAATGGTAGAATTAGATCTTAGAGTTAAATATACTGTTAGGTTGCTTTAAGAAGCATTACTTTTCAATATCAGATTATACAAAGTATGTATTATCAAAGTCTAGCGCAAATGATTCGTGTATAGTGTGCGGTGTAAACCTTGGCGCAATGAGTTCAATTCCTATGGTCAATACAAATTATGTTCTCAACATTAAGAATAAAGACGAGATTATGCTTGTTAAGCATATTAGAAATtctaagccactaggtttggtctagtatGCTagagggatttgggtagtatgctagAGGTTCTGGATTCGATCTCCAACTCattgcaaacaaaaaaaaaaagaaaaagaaattcatgcgaaaaaaaagaagagaaccATACTGCAAGAAATTGAATATTCATTGTTCTTTATTATTAAAGCAAAGTTATCATATAATTCCATCAACATACAGCTGATCAATTATGAACTACATAGTATTTTGTTTTCTACATACTAACTTCTGATAATATAAACTCTTCATAAACACTCCTGCTTTAGACCACATTCCCACGATTTGTAGCTGTCCTAATGATCATAAACAGACCTGTCAACACAAAAACAGTAAAATGTCATGCATCTTTACCGAGATATTTGGTTGGTCAATATCCTCGATTACTAGTTGACAAGATTATTATTTACTAATAGCTTTTAGACTTGTAAAAAAAGTGGTTTATGGACTAATAACTTGTTTTCAGCTTATATTTGAAATCTTGGTcagttgaaaattatttgaatgaTTTAGAATGGTTTTGTATGAACAAATTTTTGAAACCATGCTTAAATATGGCAAACAACGACATTCCTCAGAAGTTGAAGTTCACGGTCCTCATCATCCTTACAGCTTAAAAATGATCTAATCGGTATTAGTTcgacaaaacaacaaaaaataatttgaatagAGTTCTAAGTCACATTATTTTTCCGTTATTTTTGTCGAATCAACAATGATTTAGTCATCGTCTTAGCCTCAGGGATAAGAAAGACCCCGAGCTTCTACTTACTAAATTGCCATTAGAGTTTCAAACAATTTTCAAGTATTGATCACTACTgatgaagcacagacacaaaCATTGGACACAACATAAATCCTGACACAccaacaccaataataatttgagcaAATTTTACAATTCAACGTAATCATAAATgtcagtgtcggacaccgatgcGTGTGCAACACCAAGACGCGCCTAATCCAAGGAGTGTCTGTGTTTCATAGATCACCACCTATCAAAGTAATCAATAGTAAAAAATTTCCCTAGCTAATTGCATGCTATACTAGAATAAGTGAAGAACATACAtgatccaacaacaacaaagacaCAAAAGCCAATCAGAGCTAGGCCAGTTGAGAAGTTAAAACCCTTCTTTCCTGATCCTTTCTTTGTAAGTTTCCCTTCAAACCTTGCCACTTTCCTGTCTGCTACACGTCTTGATGTAGTCTATAATATAATCCAACAAAGTTACATCAAACACAACAATAATCACCAAAAATACAAGTCATAAATCACAATTAACTCAGCTCAATATAAGAGAAATCATAACCATCAAGCATGTAATAGACAACAAGAGACTAAGTGCATATTTGACATAACAGTTCTTTTACCGAATTCACTCTGAGTCACCTTAGTTCCGTAAAATCACGGCAGATCACTACGATTTTGGGAAAACCACGGTAATACCAAACATGCTTTAATTTTTTCCTGATCGAACCAAAGAGACTCAATTATCTATCAAATTTTTTACGGATCAAACCAAAGAGACTCGATTATCTATCAAGCATGACGATATTAATTGATGTAACAATTTGAAACCTCGTGCACATGATATCGataaaatgtattaaaaaaatataaaatcaaaacaatgcTATTATAATACACTTTTATGCTGAAAAgctaggattttttttttatcaattcttTTAAGATTTTTCATAAGCATGCCACGAAAACAGCTTAACAAAATTAAGTAGGTGTCAGTAGCATTAAAAGCAACACTtggtcataaaaaaaaacatgatcacAAGAAttcatgtaaattttttttatcatcatcataaggcacaaataattaaaaataaaaaaggatgaGATATATAAAACTTTACCATAGTTTATGAACCCAACAACAATGACAACCCTTTGGACAGAAGAATGCAGTTTtttaagatataaaaaaatgtaataaaccCAAATGCAAGAGTTTCACAATGTTGAGTGTAGCATATataagaagatgatgaagatgagttTTTAAAACGGCTTTTAATATGTGATGTATTATGTGTGATGTGTAACCTTTATAAAGTGACTATACCTAAACCCTTTTACTCTTTTTTGACTTTTTGCTTTCAACATTATTGTTTTggcaaaaatattaaatataagtcAAACTATTTTTCCATAGTTTCTTACAtgatttagtcaaaaataaaataaaatttcttacATAAGTAACGCCTCACATTTAATATTAGATTTATTATAACGGATACGTTTGAATCGGGAATCAATTACTACCATAAAtgcattaaaaaagaaaaatcccAATCCATAAAATACACTCCATGTATTATGTATTATTCTAGGtgcttttaaaattttattttttatatttaagatgAATTTTCTAACCACCaaattacttgataaaaaaaaaatttctaaaaaaagaTTCAGTCAAATTCATAGAGTACatcaatcaaaaaaattaataaggataaatctgcaaacaaattcataaCATTCgagttaataacataaaacaacttAATATCTATGACAAAACCTACAATTTATATAATAACATTCAAATGTCCGGAATAATCATGCATCTAAATCTGCAACATTGACGACActaaagtcattgaatctgTACTAAATTTGGGtcgaaacaaacaaaacaaacaccgtattaaaacggaaaatcaaaacaaaaactctGCATTAAGACGTgattaaaacaacataaaataaaaaaaatcacaaagaaGAAAATTCTAATAAAACTTACAATTTCGTCAAAGTATAATATTCATACATCACACACTAACCATTTGCATTGCACTCCGAATGAtaagaaaaaagttatattcatatttttttatttatatttacatCTTAACTCAATCCACCATCATATTGAGAACTACTTTTGTGTGCCCTGAGTTTTCTCCCGCGACTCCtactaaaattatcaaaatactttTTCCACGTTGTCTACTTAATAGCggacatataaaatattaaaaattttatgTTCTGAGTggttttttaatcaaatttttcattttttagcggacatttaaaatcttaaaaatttcatgttaaggatgtttttttcctcaaatttctcaatttttataAGTAGTGGAcgtgtaaaattttaaaaaatttatattagtaGGTATTTTCAATACACAATCCTGACTTTTTCAAATTTGGGGGCCTATGAGAAATTCACCAAAACCTGACTTTTTCCCCCACAAAATTTGGGTTTTCAATACACAATCCTATCATCCATAAGACCATCAATTGATCATCTTGATAATGAATTTGAACAagaaagaaggaagaagctgACCGTTATATTCATACCTACCGAATTGGTTAAATTCGATAAatggtaaaattggaaattcgaGAGCTCTAAACATTAAACATATAGGATGAAATTTTTTCACTTTCTTTGCCCCTTCTTACAAATGTATCtgtcaaaatttaattaagaagGTTCTCTTTGACAATGTCAAACTATGCAATTGCAACCAACTCAAGTCACACTCAACTCTACAACATCCTAAAATAGCTAAATATATCAAAGAGCTAAATATACCGATACAATAACTGCATTCTCATAAGTTATATTCATATCACAATCATCATTcaatactactactactactaatacATTACATATACAAGAAAAAGCCTTGTAAATTCCGAAACAATCAAATTGGCCAAGAAAATAGTGGAATAAGTGGTAGCTTATTTATTCACTTAAATctatattaacttatttttaaccTACCAATGTGCATTTTTAATTTTGCTACCACCATACAAACGAAAGAGACTGAAAGCTGAAATACATGATAATACCACCATACTAATGCTAACCACAATAGCACTAGCTAATCCTTCCCCAACTTGGTTGCAAAATTTTCCATACATGTTGCATATTTTCATCCATTGTAATTCTGGTTGGCCCAACTTTGCAAACACTGCAGATTGTGCGGCAGCCGACACTGCAGCCACTGTAATATATGCCATTACCTGCATACACATGAAAatacttatttgagtttatctaccgACATTAACACTTCTACAACTATTTAGAagagcttatgacatgttcacACTTCGCACGCTCTTTAGCATTgcatatgaaaatagtttaactttatttttgtcttttgttataaaaataacttatacataagaaCGTATATGATAAACATATCAGATGTAAAACACGCCCttataaaaaattctttaaggttggatatatattttttttttaataaaaatttatctattGATCAATAAGTCTTGTTTCAATAAATGTGTATTTTAAAGTTGTAGGTTAAAGACCATATATCTACCATACCCACTTTTTTAATAATTGTTcatttcaaagttcaaacaacAATTCAAATAAGTAGCTGCAAATTGTGATACCCCCAAAGTAAGTATGCATTATGGTCCTACAATACTAGTTACATTTCTTGACAAGATAAACTTGAGGTCactaattcaaaattcaaaccatATCAAATTAAACTGACCCTACTATACACAGGTATACATGCAAAAAGCATGTGCTAATAGAAAAATTCAAATACTGTATTTgaattgaaacttgaaagtcAATCAGATGAATCAATGAAATGAACTATCAATGTTGATTATGCCTAATTAGTTTGATATGGCTTTATATTGTTCCATTTAATTACTCAATTAGACAAACTAAACAGAACTAATTGGATGCATTAGTTAACAAAAACACACTTAGCTTCACTTCAACTTTAGTAGTACAAATTTGGTACACAGTGACTTTGGCAAAATCGCAGTGTCACAGTGATTTTTTCCAATTCACTGTGATACCAATCAGACACTTAAATGATTATCATAAACATCATAATGATACTTGAATTTTGgtcatgctaaaaaaaattgaaactattCAAAATATATTCTTGTATATCTAATGTACCTGATCACCAGAAAATATAGCCCAAGCTAAGGGCTTGTTGAAGAGTATACTTCCTCTAATCATACTCACTACACACCTTAACCCTTG
Coding sequences within it:
- the LOC123897228 gene encoding CASP-like protein 2B1; the protein is MSYLGVGVSPGNVPVYHGTNMKVLDRKIRITELVLRCVILGLGVLSVVLVVTDSQVRVFFTIQKKATYTDMKALVFLVVANGLVAGYSLIQGLRCVVSMIRGSILFNKPLAWAIFSGDQVMAYITVAAVSAAAQSAVFAKLGQPELQWMKICNMYGKFCNQVGEGLASAIVVSISMVVLSCISAFSLFRLYGGSKIKNAHW